In the Octopus bimaculoides isolate UCB-OBI-ISO-001 chromosome 18, ASM119413v2, whole genome shotgun sequence genome, one interval contains:
- the LOC106868094 gene encoding coiled-coil domain-containing protein 113 isoform X1: protein MKKLPSNIRTIFPALASNLNDIDSGEAGHEDLQSLKSRRKRMWLIGALSFMAMEDLSEKVKETEKRNRFLSTETSMFEKYLEDKLHASGSGVSNESSSVFGSQTVAKSQPPSPAPFAPGIIGVARKVSNLTTEQKLLVARYYIMALKEELKLSKKTSQHFIALNLALLENYNETLAEIPLERRELEMEFGILVKENGKIPFLRKWQKYVATKDTKRESLICLIKLRNISLVNKIKKQIMIKKYRDEVDPIEFYSKWTEKKTLIEEIHSLNKQKSRLRRALVPIERYTYEKKQELENDVKQGEEFRQRILRENHSLVYLLNKQQNDEVGEKYEKVKNERLKALYENYRVPSILEYIILVKDNKEWRELIEKWKQKAQCQQF, encoded by the exons ATGAAGAAGTTACCTTCAAATATTAGAACAATTTTCCCAGCATTGGCTTCTAATCTCAATGATATAGACAGTGGAGAAGCAGGCCATGAAGATTTACAGTCATTAAAATCGAGGAGAAAGCGTATGTGGCTTATCGGAGCCCTTAGCTTTATGGCAATGGAAGATCTTTCTGAGAAGGTGAAAGAAACGGAAAAGCGGAACCGGTTTTTGTCCACTGAAACGAGCATGTTTGAGAAATATCTGGAAGACAAGTTGCATgcaagtggtagtggtgttagcaATGAATCAAGTTCTGTTTTTGGTTCACAGACAGTAGCAAAATCTCAGCCACCATCACCGGCACCATTTGCCCCTGGTATTATCGGTGTAGCTAGGAAAGTAAGCAATTTGACTACAGAGCAGAAACTACTAGTTGCTCGGTATTACATCATGGCTTtgaaagaagaattaaaattgtCGAAAAAAACATCACAGCATTTTATCGCTTTGAACCTTGCTTTGCTTGAAAACTACAACGAGACTTTAGCTGAAATTCCGTTAGAGAGACGAGAACTGGAAATGGAATTCGGTATTTTGGTTAAAGAGAATGGCAAAATTCCTTTTCTGCGTAAATGGCAAAAATACGTCGCCACGAAGGATACAAAACGGGAAAGtctaatttgtttaattaaactACGAAATATTAGtcttgtaaataaaattaaaaaacaaataatgattaaaaaatatcgaGACGAAGTTGATCCTATTGAATTCTATAGCAAATGGACGGAAAAAAAGACACTTATTGAAGAAATTCATAGTCTTAACAAACAAAAATCCCGTCTAAGAAGAGCTCTTGTACCCATTGAAAGATACACTTACGAGAAAAAGCAAGAACTAGAAAATGACGTGAAGCAAGGTGAAGAATTTCGTCAGAGAATTCTGCGAGAAAACCACAGTTTGGTCTACCTATTAAACAAACAGCAAAATGATGAAGtaggagaaaaatatgaaaaggtTAAAAACGAAAGATTGAAAGCGCTTTATGAGAACTACCGAGTACCGTCCATattggaatatattattttagtaaAAGACAATAAAGAGTGGCGAGAACTCAttgagaaatggaaacaaaag gcgcaatgccagcaattttga
- the LOC106868094 gene encoding uncharacterized protein LOC106868094 isoform X2: MKKLPSNIRTIFPALASNLNDIDSGEAGHEDLQSLKSRRKRMWLIGALSFMAMEDLSEKVKETEKRNRFLSTETSMFEKYLEDKLHASGSGVSNESSSVFGSQTVAKSQPPSPAPFAPGIIGVARKVSNLTTEQKLLVARYYIMALKEELKLSKKTSQHFIALNLALLENYNETLAEIPLERRELEMEFGILVKENGKIPFLRKWQKYVATKDTKRESLICLIKLRNISLVNKIKKQIMIKKYRDEVDPIEFYSKWTEKKTLIEEIHSLNKQKSRLRRALVPIERYTYEKKQELENDVKQGEEFRQRILRENHSLVYLLNKQQNDEVGEKYEKVKNERLKALYENYRVPSILEYIILVKDNKEWRELIEKWKQKGR, from the exons ATGAAGAAGTTACCTTCAAATATTAGAACAATTTTCCCAGCATTGGCTTCTAATCTCAATGATATAGACAGTGGAGAAGCAGGCCATGAAGATTTACAGTCATTAAAATCGAGGAGAAAGCGTATGTGGCTTATCGGAGCCCTTAGCTTTATGGCAATGGAAGATCTTTCTGAGAAGGTGAAAGAAACGGAAAAGCGGAACCGGTTTTTGTCCACTGAAACGAGCATGTTTGAGAAATATCTGGAAGACAAGTTGCATgcaagtggtagtggtgttagcaATGAATCAAGTTCTGTTTTTGGTTCACAGACAGTAGCAAAATCTCAGCCACCATCACCGGCACCATTTGCCCCTGGTATTATCGGTGTAGCTAGGAAAGTAAGCAATTTGACTACAGAGCAGAAACTACTAGTTGCTCGGTATTACATCATGGCTTtgaaagaagaattaaaattgtCGAAAAAAACATCACAGCATTTTATCGCTTTGAACCTTGCTTTGCTTGAAAACTACAACGAGACTTTAGCTGAAATTCCGTTAGAGAGACGAGAACTGGAAATGGAATTCGGTATTTTGGTTAAAGAGAATGGCAAAATTCCTTTTCTGCGTAAATGGCAAAAATACGTCGCCACGAAGGATACAAAACGGGAAAGtctaatttgtttaattaaactACGAAATATTAGtcttgtaaataaaattaaaaaacaaataatgattaaaaaatatcgaGACGAAGTTGATCCTATTGAATTCTATAGCAAATGGACGGAAAAAAAGACACTTATTGAAGAAATTCATAGTCTTAACAAACAAAAATCCCGTCTAAGAAGAGCTCTTGTACCCATTGAAAGATACACTTACGAGAAAAAGCAAGAACTAGAAAATGACGTGAAGCAAGGTGAAGAATTTCGTCAGAGAATTCTGCGAGAAAACCACAGTTTGGTCTACCTATTAAACAAACAGCAAAATGATGAAGtaggagaaaaatatgaaaaggtTAAAAACGAAAGATTGAAAGCGCTTTATGAGAACTACCGAGTACCGTCCATattggaatatattattttagtaaAAGACAATAAAGAGTGGCGAGAACTCAttgagaaatggaaacaaaag ggtcgatga
- the LOC106868095 gene encoding coiled-coil domain-containing protein 113, producing MPSLQPVTSHEDSSRNMEELQTDLDTLLCGKPKWKLMWQMGTVSDLTLEEIAEKIEKAEKEIQFLTRETPLLEKYLGDKFVSSASGSGEDSSSGVGSQIKSQSMSPLALAARALVRTKPGSLTTKQKLVIARHCHKLCKDELKSTKDITREFIESSLALIENYQRTLADIKSERQEIEVEFGDLVKADGKIPFLHKWQKYVTAKNIKCESLNSTTKLRNAGLKLNIRKQIMIKKYRNEVDPVEFYSKWLEKNTLKEEIQNIMKQKTRLRKALVPIERHTYEKKQELEKNVNQGEEFRKKILREKHSLSYLLNNQRHHEDAKKVEEALNKQLNTLSETYRVPSVLEYVTLVKDNKESRETIEKWKKKVEVAEMVYKGNVRKWKDISENVKKDRLEV from the coding sequence ATGCCGAGTTTGCAACCAGTGACGTCACACGAAGATAGCTCTAGAAATATGGAAGAATTACAAACGGACCTTGACACACTGCTTTGTGGAAAACCTAAATGGAAACTTATGTGGCAAATGGGTACTGTCAGTGACCTCACGTTGGAAGAAATAGCtgaaaaaatagagaaagcaGAAAAGGAGATCCAATTTCTGACCAGAGAAACGCCCCTCTTAGAGAAATATCTAGGAGACAAGTTTGTTTCAAGTGCTAGTGGGAGTGGTGAAGACTCAAGCTCTGGGGTCGGCTCACAGATAAAATCTCAATCAATGTCACCTCTAGCGCTTGCTGCTCGCGCTCTTGTTCGCACTAAACCAGGTAGTTTGACGACTAAACAGAAACTTGTAATCGCTCGACACTGTCACAAGTTATGTAAGGACGAATTGAAATCAACGAAAGACATTACACGCGAATTTATCGAATCGAGCCTGGCTTTAATTGAAAACTACCAAAGAACTTTGGCCGACATTAAATCAGAAAGACAAGAAATCGAAGTGGAATTCGGCGATTTGGTTAAAGCGGATGGCAAAATTCCTTTTCTGCATAAATGGCAAAAATATGTTACCgcaaagaatataaaatgtgaaAGTTTAAACAGTACGACAAAGCTACGTAATGCTGGTCTGAAGCTTAATATTAGAAAACAAATAATGATTAAGAAATATCGAAATGAAGTGGATCCCGTTGAATTCTACAGCAAATGGCTTGAAAAAAATACACTtaaagaagaaattcaaaatattatgAAACAAAAAACTCGGTTGAGGAAAGCATTGGTACCGATCGAGAGACACACTTACGAAAAGAAACAAGAACTTGAGAAGAACGTGAATCAAGGAGAAGAGTTTCGCAAGAAAATTCTGCGAGAGAAGCACAGTTTGTCTTACTTGTTAAACAACCAGCGGCATCACGAAGATGCGAAAAAAGTGGAAGAGGCATTGAACAAACAGTTAAATACGCTTTCGGAAACTTATAGGGTACCGTCCGTCTTGGAGTACGTTACTTTGGTGAAAGACAATAAAGAAAGTAGAGAAACCAttgaaaaatggaagaagaaggtAGAGGTGGCAGAAATGGTGTACAAAGGGAACGTGAGAAAGTGGAAAGACATTTCTGAGAATGTTAAAAAAGATAGGCTTGAAGTATAA